A section of the Candidatus Chlorohelix allophototropha genome encodes:
- a CDS encoding phosphoribosyltransferase, with the protein MTEEQRSQMLKNFCNTCIKPSLNIECGKVFQRFFLESIQCPSELSETHQICTYCLELHRKDYNHVSNCIFIRNQLTIRAVGWATPTSTKILNNLHKINFTYTHPVSNLLVAFLQNFLWSDSVIVPIPLGNSISETNGWFQVVSGVSSYFRSEIVPAIIRNKKKSTRQSNFQERQILTKNEYELDKNVAVKLSNKRIFLLDDNITTGATILHAVNLLRATNHIEIIPVAIERYVSPRILQRCTGLSIEEKNCIFHLPQRLPEV; encoded by the coding sequence GTGACAGAAGAGCAGCGAAGCCAAATGCTCAAGAACTTTTGTAATACTTGTATTAAGCCTTCACTCAACATTGAGTGTGGGAAAGTTTTCCAACGATTTTTCCTGGAGTCAATCCAGTGCCCTTCTGAATTAAGTGAAACCCATCAGATTTGTACCTATTGTTTAGAACTCCATCGAAAAGATTATAATCATGTCTCTAATTGTATTTTTATTAGAAATCAACTGACTATTAGGGCTGTGGGTTGGGCCACGCCTACATCTACAAAAATCCTGAATAATTTACACAAAATCAACTTCACTTATACACATCCTGTTTCTAATCTCCTTGTTGCTTTTCTTCAAAATTTTCTTTGGTCAGACTCAGTTATTGTTCCAATACCTCTGGGAAACTCTATATCTGAAACCAACGGATGGTTTCAGGTTGTAAGTGGAGTTAGTTCTTATTTTCGAAGTGAAATAGTTCCTGCAATTATTCGTAATAAAAAAAAATCTACTAGGCAATCTAATTTTCAAGAACGACAAATTTTAACTAAAAATGAATATGAACTTGATAAAAATGTAGCAGTAAAATTATCAAATAAACGCATATTTCTCCTTGACGATAATATTACTACAGGTGCAACTATTTTACATGCTGTAAATTTGCTTAGAGCTACAAATCATATTGAAATAATCCCAGTGGCAATTGAACGTTACGTTTCACCTCGTATTCTACAACGCTGTACAGGTTTATCTATAGAAGAAAAAAATTGTATTTTCCATCTTCCACAAAGGTTACCTGAAGTCTAA
- a CDS encoding ThiF family adenylyltransferase, translated as MRFDYLNAKPVLTRSWNSALVMLVGCGGTGSYLAVHLARLTALLRSKGKAVTLAFIDPDFVAEKNIERQHFCRAEISRSKAVTLARRYGAAWGLEIVTLAEPCSRELVSRKLEGADLELVVGCVDNAAARHSIAEWLPLPGWERQKQRWWLDSGNEKSAGQVCLGNCSSLEELRTAFELADYCTRLPSPALQFPDLLKPRKEETQTGKLSCAELALLNEQGLTINAAMAGVAADYLFRLMLTRDLKRFCTWLDLGAGTMSSRYTSREGLRETLELPEGFFDREPGK; from the coding sequence ATGCGCTTTGATTATCTAAACGCCAAACCGGTACTGACCAGGTCCTGGAATAGCGCACTGGTGATGCTGGTGGGCTGCGGGGGAACCGGCTCGTACCTGGCGGTCCATCTAGCCAGGCTGACCGCCCTCCTTAGAAGTAAAGGTAAAGCGGTTACGCTGGCCTTTATTGATCCGGATTTTGTCGCTGAGAAGAATATTGAAAGGCAACACTTCTGCCGGGCTGAAATATCCAGGTCCAAGGCGGTCACCCTGGCGCGCCGGTATGGGGCCGCCTGGGGTCTGGAGATTGTGACACTGGCAGAGCCATGTAGCCGCGAACTGGTCAGTCGGAAATTGGAGGGAGCCGACTTGGAACTGGTGGTGGGTTGTGTTGATAACGCCGCTGCCAGGCACTCTATCGCCGAGTGGTTGCCGTTACCCGGTTGGGAAAGGCAGAAGCAGCGCTGGTGGCTTGACAGTGGTAACGAAAAGTCTGCGGGCCAGGTCTGCCTGGGAAATTGTAGCAGCCTAGAAGAGCTGAGAACTGCTTTTGAGCTTGCTGATTACTGCACCCGATTACCATCTCCGGCCCTTCAATTTCCTGATCTCTTAAAGCCCAGGAAAGAGGAAACTCAGACCGGTAAACTCTCCTGTGCCGAACTGGCATTACTTAATGAGCAGGGGTTGACGATAAATGCGGCGATGGCAGGGGTAGCGGCTGACTACCTGTTCCGGCTTATGCTAACTAGAGATCTCAAGCGGTTTTGTACCTGGCTAGACCTGGGAGCAGGCACTATGAGCAGCCGTTATACCAGCCGGGAGGGGTTGAGGGAAACACTGGAATTACCCGAGGGTTTCTTCGACCGAGAGCCGGGGAAATAG